GGAAGAGCTGCATCAGCGACTGGCGCAGCTTCGGCCCGGGATTGCGGGTGCCCGCCTCGAGGGCCGGGATGTAGTTCTGGGTGACCCCGAGGCGGCGGGCCAGCTCGCGCTGGGTGAGGCCATGCTTCTCACGCATCCCCCGGAGACCGACGGCACGAACCTCGACATTCATGTGGAACATCCTAAGACGCAGGAGTATGTTTGTCAACAAAAGCCTCGCTCTGGCTGGCGCGCCGTCGGAGGG
The sequence above is drawn from the Candidatus Dormiibacterota bacterium genome and encodes:
- a CDS encoding helix-turn-helix transcriptional regulator, translating into MNVEVRAVGLRGMREKHGLTQRELARRLGVTQNYIPALEAGTRNPGPKLRQSLMQLFQCDFEDLFQVVMVNPVDKQEQVLRPEGKVRTG